From Shewanella psychrophila, a single genomic window includes:
- a CDS encoding RluA family pseudouridine synthase, whose product MSQATKQQLELHITITSLDSDAASLLASETTLSKQQIKQAMNKGAVWLTRGKQTQRLRRAKRALKLGDELHLYYNQEVLNHKVDAPELIFDGGQYSIWYKPYAMLCQGSKWGDHTTINRYAETHLTPERPAFIIHRLDRAATGLVLIGHSKKTTAALAKLFELRQLDKYYQVIVEGQFNSGVSESVTIETDVDGKAARSHASLLAFDEEKNHSLVQVIIESGRKHQIRIHMASVGHPVVGDRLHGVAKEGEVNLQLTSCYLKFACPITGETKEFELPQRLRPKLQITEFI is encoded by the coding sequence ATGTCCCAAGCCACTAAACAACAGCTCGAACTCCACATCACTATCACATCACTTGATAGCGATGCCGCCTCATTACTCGCATCTGAGACTACTTTGTCTAAACAGCAGATAAAACAGGCAATGAATAAGGGAGCGGTTTGGTTAACGCGGGGCAAACAGACCCAGAGGCTTCGCCGTGCTAAACGCGCTTTAAAGCTCGGTGATGAACTACATCTGTATTACAATCAGGAAGTGTTAAACCACAAGGTTGATGCACCTGAACTGATATTTGATGGAGGACAGTACAGTATCTGGTACAAGCCCTACGCCATGTTGTGTCAGGGCTCTAAATGGGGCGATCACACCACCATCAACCGTTACGCAGAGACTCACCTCACTCCAGAACGTCCCGCATTTATCATACATAGACTCGATAGAGCCGCGACTGGATTGGTACTTATTGGCCATAGCAAGAAAACCACCGCGGCACTGGCTAAACTATTCGAGCTGAGACAGCTCGATAAGTACTACCAGGTGATAGTAGAGGGGCAATTTAACTCAGGCGTTTCGGAGTCTGTCACCATAGAGACCGATGTCGATGGCAAAGCAGCCCGTTCACACGCCAGCTTGTTAGCCTTTGATGAAGAGAAGAACCACTCTCTAGTGCAGGTTATTATCGAATCGGGACGTAAACACCAAATCCGTATCCATATGGCATCAGTTGGACACCCTGTTGTTGGAGACAGACTACATGGTGTAGCAAAAGAAGGTGAAGTCAATTTGCAGCTCACTTCTTGCTACCTAAAGTTTGCTTGTCCCATCACAGGCGAAACGAAAGAATTTGAATTACCCCAGCGACTACGGCCTAAATTGCAAATCACTGAGTTCATATAG
- a CDS encoding DMT family transporter has protein sequence MNSYFYLSIAIISEVIATTLLPATLGFTRILPTLGCAIGYACAFYFLSLATTTIPTAVAYTIWCGAGIVLIALIGAIKGNMPNLDTIFGMILIVIGVSLINMNAKPVC, from the coding sequence ATGAACAGCTACTTCTATTTAAGTATCGCCATCATTTCAGAAGTTATTGCCACCACTTTACTTCCGGCGACATTGGGCTTCACCCGTATTTTACCAACATTAGGCTGCGCTATTGGCTATGCCTGTGCTTTCTATTTCCTCTCTCTGGCCACCACTACCATTCCTACAGCCGTTGCTTACACCATCTGGTGTGGGGCAGGCATAGTGCTTATCGCGTTGATAGGCGCTATAAAAGGAAATATGCCCAATCTAGATACCATTTTTGGCATGATATTGATCGTCATCGGCGTATCTTTAATCAATATGAATGCCAAACCTGTGTGCTAA
- the oleD gene encoding 2-alkyl-3-oxoalkanoate reductase translates to MTDTLEAPVSLEQFHTLEQDALISLKSSANHAFVTGAGGFLGKAICQRLLAAGLQVTGFARGDYPELTALGVTMVRGDIADKTAVINAMKGCDLVFHVASKAGVWGSKQSYFSPNVDGAANIISACQQLNISKLIYTSTPSVTFAGTDESGIDESAPYAANYLNHYGESKAIAEQMVIKANSHYLKTVSLRPHLIWGPEDPHLVPRVIERAKAGRLKLVGKEDKLVDTIYVGNAAYAHILAAVNLCNGGASAAGKAYFLSNDEPITMAAMLNKILACADLPEVNKRVPASLAYVVGVVLESVYGVLGKTNEPMMTRFVAKQLSTSHYFDISAAKTDFDYSPIISIDQGMVKLRQYLKS, encoded by the coding sequence ATGACTGATACGCTAGAAGCCCCTGTTTCTCTGGAGCAGTTTCACACTTTAGAGCAAGATGCGCTTATATCACTTAAATCATCAGCTAATCATGCCTTCGTCACGGGGGCGGGCGGTTTTTTAGGAAAAGCTATCTGCCAACGCTTATTGGCGGCTGGGCTCCAGGTGACAGGTTTCGCCCGAGGTGATTATCCAGAATTGACCGCTTTGGGCGTGACTATGGTCAGAGGCGATATTGCCGATAAAACTGCGGTTATTAATGCCATGAAAGGCTGTGATCTGGTTTTTCATGTGGCGTCTAAGGCGGGCGTTTGGGGCAGTAAACAGAGTTATTTCTCACCTAATGTAGATGGCGCGGCTAATATTATAAGCGCTTGTCAGCAACTCAATATCAGCAAGCTTATTTACACCAGTACGCCAAGTGTGACCTTTGCAGGTACAGATGAATCCGGGATAGACGAGAGCGCGCCTTATGCCGCTAACTATCTGAATCATTATGGTGAGTCTAAGGCCATCGCCGAGCAGATGGTGATAAAGGCCAACAGTCACTATCTAAAAACGGTTTCACTGCGTCCTCACCTAATCTGGGGACCAGAAGATCCTCATCTGGTGCCGCGTGTAATTGAGAGAGCGAAGGCCGGACGACTTAAGCTGGTCGGCAAAGAAGATAAGCTTGTGGATACCATCTATGTGGGGAATGCCGCCTACGCCCATATTTTAGCAGCTGTAAACCTCTGTAATGGAGGGGCGTCGGCTGCGGGAAAGGCCTATTTCTTGAGTAATGATGAGCCTATCACTATGGCTGCCATGCTAAATAAAATTTTAGCCTGTGCCGACTTGCCTGAAGTGAACAAACGGGTTCCTGCTAGTCTAGCCTACGTCGTCGGTGTCGTGCTTGAGAGCGTCTATGGTGTTCTTGGCAAGACAAATGAGCCTATGATGACCCGCTTTGTGGCTAAACAATTGTCTACCAGTCACTATTTTGATATCTCGGCTGCGAAAACAGATTTCGACTATTCTCCTATTATTAGCATTGACCAAGGAATGGTGAAACTGAGACAGTATCTTAAGTCTTAA
- a CDS encoding LysR family transcriptional regulator: MSELNLEISWLRSFVTVAKTGSMTDAAKILYRSQSAISMHIKNIEDTLGRAVFSRGSRRLTLNASGQELLVHAQKILYVYSNSMRELMGSSVQGHISLGIPDDYAMAYLPALLSIFSEKYPAIEITLCCEPSSLLIPKIEANELDIAVITQDKADCGEHLFSEELVWVGKQSQQIWNRSPLPVAMYEFGSQARAKVIDKLESLTFGYRIVYNSPNIAGQLAAVESGMAIAVLTRCSVPVHLQVLNNTRLPKLSALDVGVMTSSSVTKGSLAHLLYDEIVSILKNEV; this comes from the coding sequence ATGAGTGAACTTAACCTTGAAATCAGCTGGCTACGCTCGTTTGTGACAGTTGCCAAGACAGGCTCTATGACGGATGCGGCGAAAATATTGTATCGCTCACAATCTGCGATCAGCATGCACATCAAGAACATTGAAGACACTTTAGGCCGAGCCGTATTTAGCCGTGGTTCGAGACGTCTGACCTTGAATGCATCTGGACAAGAGCTACTGGTTCACGCCCAAAAAATTCTCTATGTTTATAGTAATTCTATGCGGGAGCTTATGGGGTCAAGTGTGCAAGGGCATATCAGCTTAGGCATTCCTGATGATTATGCCATGGCATATCTTCCTGCCTTACTCAGTATATTTTCAGAGAAATATCCGGCCATTGAAATCACCTTGTGTTGTGAACCTTCATCACTGCTTATTCCTAAGATAGAAGCCAATGAGTTAGATATTGCCGTTATCACTCAAGATAAAGCTGATTGCGGCGAGCATCTTTTTTCTGAGGAGTTGGTCTGGGTGGGCAAGCAATCCCAGCAGATCTGGAACAGGAGCCCATTGCCTGTCGCCATGTATGAGTTTGGTAGTCAGGCAAGAGCTAAGGTAATCGATAAACTCGAATCACTCACCTTCGGCTATCGCATCGTCTACAACAGCCCGAATATTGCCGGTCAGCTAGCCGCTGTCGAGAGTGGTATGGCCATCGCTGTGTTAACAAGGTGCAGCGTACCGGTGCACTTGCAAGTGCTAAACAATACCAGGTTACCCAAGTTATCGGCCCTGGACGTCGGTGTCATGACCAGCTCTTCAGTCACTAAGGGGTCTCTGGCACACTTGCTCTATGATGAAATAGTCTCAATTTTGAAGAATGAAGTTTAG
- a CDS encoding phospho-sugar mutase translates to MDTQLKLRAKHWLDNDPDPSTRQELQVLIDTGNEEELQQRFLGRLAFGTAGLRGVVKAGPMGMNRLVVQQTSSGLGAYLKQQVSDVDTRGVVIGYDGRHDSKQFAHDAAGVLTSMGIKVYLTYKVAPTPLVAFGVTHLNAAAGIVVTASHNPPQYNGYKVYWGNGAQIIPPQDSGIAACIDRAATESINLMDLETAKANDKLIMLEDDFYQSYRQGIKAASVLQNHTQPELVSLSYTAMHGVGAEMAETVLADAGVTQVYSVAAQREPDGDFPTVNFPNPEEKGAMDLVIAEAQKHGAMLACANDPDADRFAVAVRTKAGDYLMLTGDQVGVLFGHYLMTHAAKNQRLTCTTIVSSSLLSKVAASMDATCLTTLTGFKWLTNVGMAEQTEDNQCVFAYEEALGYMVGSMVWDKDGLSALVAFAQLTAELASQGKTVWDRLEDIYREHGFHLNAQVSIALKPTTPNIGAYLRKKLPSVIAAKQVMSTDDISSGLRTFQDGTIEAIDLPASDVLIFKLEGGSRVIVRPSGTEPKIKCYYEVVVNMASDDSLDSVQARAQAEMDDFISAHQASLPQ, encoded by the coding sequence ATGGATACACAGTTAAAATTACGGGCTAAACATTGGCTAGATAACGATCCAGACCCTAGTACTCGACAGGAATTGCAGGTGCTCATAGATACTGGCAACGAAGAAGAGTTACAGCAGCGATTTTTAGGTCGACTCGCATTCGGTACTGCTGGGCTCAGGGGCGTGGTAAAAGCGGGTCCTATGGGAATGAACCGCCTAGTAGTGCAGCAGACCTCTTCAGGCCTTGGAGCCTATCTCAAGCAACAGGTGAGTGATGTCGATACTCGTGGTGTGGTCATAGGATACGATGGACGCCACGATTCAAAGCAGTTTGCTCATGATGCGGCTGGCGTACTCACGTCCATGGGAATTAAAGTTTATCTGACCTATAAAGTCGCGCCGACTCCTCTAGTGGCATTCGGGGTGACTCATCTCAATGCGGCGGCAGGAATAGTGGTGACCGCGAGTCATAATCCACCTCAGTACAATGGATATAAGGTTTACTGGGGCAACGGGGCGCAGATCATCCCGCCACAGGATTCTGGGATTGCTGCTTGTATCGATAGGGCGGCGACCGAGTCAATTAATTTAATGGATCTCGAAACTGCTAAGGCCAATGACAAGCTGATTATGCTCGAAGATGATTTCTATCAAAGCTATCGTCAAGGGATCAAAGCTGCATCAGTGCTGCAAAACCATACTCAGCCTGAGTTGGTAAGCCTGTCTTACACCGCCATGCATGGTGTTGGCGCCGAGATGGCAGAGACAGTACTGGCTGATGCTGGCGTGACTCAGGTTTATTCTGTGGCAGCTCAGCGTGAGCCCGATGGTGACTTTCCTACGGTGAATTTTCCCAACCCGGAAGAGAAAGGGGCAATGGACCTTGTGATAGCCGAGGCGCAGAAGCACGGTGCCATGTTGGCGTGTGCCAACGATCCCGATGCCGATCGTTTTGCAGTTGCGGTTCGCACGAAGGCCGGTGATTATCTGATGTTGACTGGTGATCAGGTGGGTGTGCTGTTTGGTCATTATTTGATGACTCACGCCGCAAAAAATCAGCGCCTGACCTGTACCACTATTGTGTCTTCTAGCCTATTATCGAAAGTCGCGGCGAGTATGGATGCGACCTGCTTGACAACATTGACGGGCTTTAAGTGGCTGACTAATGTTGGTATGGCCGAGCAGACTGAGGATAACCAGTGCGTGTTTGCCTATGAAGAAGCTTTAGGTTACATGGTTGGCTCTATGGTGTGGGATAAAGACGGCCTGTCTGCGCTAGTGGCGTTTGCTCAGTTAACTGCGGAGCTTGCCAGTCAGGGAAAAACTGTATGGGATAGATTAGAAGATATTTATCGTGAGCATGGATTTCACCTTAATGCTCAGGTGAGTATAGCGCTTAAGCCAACGACGCCTAATATTGGTGCGTATTTGCGTAAGAAGCTACCGAGTGTAATCGCCGCGAAGCAGGTAATGAGCACAGATGATATCAGCTCTGGCTTGCGAACTTTCCAAGATGGCACTATTGAAGCTATCGACCTGCCTGCCAGCGATGTGCTTATCTTTAAGCTAGAAGGTGGGAGCCGTGTCATCGTCAGACCATCCGGCACAGAGCCCAAGATTAAGTGTTACTACGAAGTGGTAGTAAACATGGCGAGTGATGACAGTCTGGATAGCGTTCAGGCTCGGGCTCAAGCCGAAATGGACGACTTTATCTCAGCTCATCAGGCATCATTACCTCAGTAA
- a CDS encoding DMT family transporter — MHSKYQVSLQTAAFLFGASALIAEQLAVGVVVIVFARCLFAALTLTALVPFFRHQLLSPLSVNEIIKLAASATLLALHWFSFFLGVKLGGLAIGTLGFACFPAFVILLEALFFEVKITIHDGAIILLIGIGIGLITPSFDLSDASALGMLWGLGSGVIYSIMMLTNRYLIDGVNPMQSSWIQCLVITLMLLPFGFEGMMNITLQECLLLAVLGILCTGIAYTLFIYGVSGVKAKVAATVIALEPVYAILLAWIIFSQQPSWIVLSGGVAIILAVVISSQRRVSKRQETARV; from the coding sequence GTGCATTCTAAATATCAGGTTTCATTACAGACTGCGGCTTTCCTTTTTGGCGCCTCAGCATTAATTGCTGAGCAACTGGCGGTTGGGGTGGTGGTGATAGTGTTCGCTCGCTGTCTGTTTGCTGCACTCACTTTGACTGCCTTAGTGCCATTTTTTAGACATCAGTTACTCTCGCCATTATCTGTTAACGAAATAATCAAACTAGCCGCCTCAGCTACTCTGCTGGCATTACACTGGTTCAGTTTCTTTTTGGGTGTAAAACTAGGAGGATTAGCCATAGGCACATTAGGCTTTGCCTGTTTCCCTGCATTTGTGATTTTATTGGAAGCCCTTTTCTTTGAAGTGAAAATCACAATCCATGATGGGGCCATCATCTTACTGATAGGCATCGGGATAGGGTTAATCACCCCTAGCTTTGACTTGTCAGATGCATCAGCCCTAGGCATGCTTTGGGGGCTGGGATCCGGTGTGATATACAGCATCATGATGCTTACCAACCGCTATCTAATCGACGGGGTTAATCCTATGCAATCATCTTGGATCCAATGTCTGGTCATTACTCTTATGCTATTGCCATTTGGCTTCGAAGGCATGATGAATATCACGTTACAAGAGTGCCTATTACTGGCAGTGTTAGGGATTTTATGTACTGGTATTGCCTACACCTTGTTTATTTATGGTGTTTCAGGCGTTAAGGCTAAAGTTGCCGCGACGGTTATTGCATTAGAGCCTGTCTATGCCATCTTGTTAGCCTGGATTATATTTTCGCAGCAGCCTTCCTGGATCGTGTTATCTGGTGGTGTTGCTATTATTCTTGCCGTGGTAATTTCGTCACAGAGGCGAGTCTCTAAGAGGCAAGAAACGGCTAGAGTATGA
- a CDS encoding IS256 family transposase, which translates to MNKKELEAFAKQAAKGIKTEADLNDFRAMLTKVTVEAALNAELDHHLGYQKNEKVAAGNNRNGYSHKQIKTEDGCFELDTPRDRNGSFEPEIVKKNQSRFTSMDDKILHLYAKGMTTRDIVDTFDEMYGAEISPTLISRVTNSVLERVVEWQSRPLEPVYPIVYLDCIVVKIRENSKVINKAIFLALGVNLEGHKELLGMWIAENEGAKFWLNVLTELQNRGLKDILIACIDGLKGFPDAINTVFPNTQIQLCIVHMVRNSMKFVPYKDYKAVTADLKRIYQSVTEEEALLNLERFGEQWDAKYPSISASWHRHWTNLNTLFNYPQDIRKAIYTTNAIESLNSVIRKAIKNRKLFPNDDSAKKVVYLAIMQASKKWTMPIRNWKPALNRFIIEFEDRIADYI; encoded by the coding sequence ATGAATAAAAAAGAACTAGAAGCATTCGCTAAACAAGCCGCTAAAGGCATTAAAACCGAAGCCGATTTAAATGACTTTAGGGCTATGCTAACCAAAGTCACTGTTGAGGCCGCATTAAATGCTGAACTCGATCATCACTTAGGCTATCAAAAAAACGAGAAGGTCGCGGCTGGTAATAACCGCAATGGCTACTCCCACAAACAAATAAAGACCGAAGATGGATGCTTCGAGTTAGACACTCCCCGTGACCGAAATGGTAGCTTTGAGCCTGAGATTGTTAAAAAGAACCAAAGCCGCTTCACCTCGATGGATGACAAAATTTTACATCTTTATGCGAAAGGAATGACGACACGAGATATTGTCGATACCTTTGATGAGATGTATGGCGCAGAGATATCACCAACGCTAATTTCTCGCGTCACTAACTCAGTCCTTGAGCGTGTCGTCGAATGGCAATCTCGTCCGCTAGAACCCGTGTATCCTATCGTTTACCTTGACTGTATTGTGGTTAAAATCAGGGAGAACAGTAAGGTCATCAACAAAGCTATTTTCCTCGCGCTTGGCGTTAACCTCGAAGGCCATAAAGAGTTACTTGGCATGTGGATAGCAGAGAACGAGGGCGCTAAGTTTTGGTTAAATGTACTGACAGAGCTTCAAAATCGTGGACTCAAAGATATCCTCATCGCCTGCATTGACGGTCTAAAAGGTTTTCCTGATGCCATAAATACCGTGTTCCCAAACACTCAAATCCAGCTCTGCATCGTCCATATGGTTCGAAACTCGATGAAGTTTGTGCCGTACAAAGATTACAAGGCGGTGACAGCTGATTTAAAGAGGATTTACCAGTCAGTGACCGAAGAGGAAGCGTTGCTTAATTTGGAACGTTTTGGCGAGCAATGGGACGCTAAATATCCTAGTATCTCAGCATCCTGGCACAGGCACTGGACTAATCTTAATACGCTATTTAATTACCCTCAAGACATCCGGAAAGCCATCTATACAACTAATGCTATCGAGTCATTAAACAGTGTGATTAGGAAAGCAATCAAGAATCGTAAGCTCTTCCCAAATGATGACTCAGCGAAGAAAGTCGTTTACTTGGCGATTATGCAAGCTTCGAAGAAGTGGACCATGCCGATAAGAAACTGGAAACCAGCACTCAATCGTTTTATTATTGAATTTGAAGATCGAATAGCAGACTATATATAA